One Lentibacillus cibarius DNA window includes the following coding sequences:
- a CDS encoding protein-export chaperone SecB, producing the protein MESILSFDDYDVIESIYYHNPYIDLESENVSPDFKLNIKYGDKERTEAALFFSIELGDKSFEENSFYLKATILGVFSIGNIDDTNEEFVDHLYKKNSLAILYPYMRSLVSDVSSKGGDLPIILPPINVGAMAEKQDFITEEYDNE; encoded by the coding sequence ATGGAATCAATTTTATCATTTGATGATTACGATGTAATAGAATCAATTTATTATCACAATCCTTATATAGATCTAGAGTCAGAAAATGTTTCCCCTGATTTTAAGTTGAATATTAAATATGGTGATAAGGAAAGAACAGAGGCTGCTCTCTTTTTTTCAATTGAGTTAGGAGATAAAAGTTTTGAAGAAAACTCTTTTTATTTAAAAGCCACAATTTTGGGTGTATTTAGTATAGGAAATATTGATGATACTAATGAGGAATTTGTTGATCATTTGTATAAGAAAAATTCCTTAGCAATCCTTTACCCATATATGAGATCATTAGTATCTGATGTAAGTTCAAAAGGCGGCGATTTACCAATCATATTACCGCCAATTAATGTAGGTGCAATGGCAGAAAAACAAGATTTTATAACTGAAGAGTATGATAATGAATAA
- a CDS encoding bifunctional DNA primase/polymerase: MNTNTLAALQLFEYGLTPIPLIGKRPIVKNWSKRFLVHPLYKREIINGIPENNNLILFSNKNIGIITGQISNIIVLDLDELKLLPKLKEYGEIPPTWTVKSSRGYHFYFKYMDNIPSTRIWDGIDILADKKMVVAPPSVHPSGQKYYWIKSPKDTELAELPTWLISLIRKSKNKTSSLYKSRKDIERDNSYFELMDYDWIEFYSRHVSNIKGNGIWLNAQCPFHDDQNNSFSFNKEHGGWVCFAGCGKGNSVQFMKKIYNISYREVLDLLEGSDIYA; encoded by the coding sequence ATGAATACAAACACACTTGCTGCACTGCAACTTTTTGAATATGGTTTAACGCCTATTCCTTTAATAGGAAAGAGACCAATTGTCAAGAACTGGTCCAAGAGGTTTCTGGTGCATCCACTATATAAACGAGAAATTATAAATGGTATACCGGAAAATAATAATTTGATTCTCTTTAGCAATAAGAACATTGGTATTATAACCGGTCAAATATCAAATATTATCGTTTTGGATTTGGATGAGCTAAAACTTTTGCCAAAGCTAAAAGAATATGGGGAAATACCCCCTACTTGGACCGTAAAATCAAGTCGTGGTTATCATTTTTATTTTAAGTATATGGATAATATACCATCAACTAGAATCTGGGATGGTATTGATATTTTAGCAGATAAAAAAATGGTGGTAGCACCACCTTCAGTCCATCCTTCGGGACAAAAATACTATTGGATAAAGTCTCCTAAGGATACAGAATTAGCAGAACTACCAACTTGGCTAATAAGCCTAATAAGAAAATCTAAAAATAAGACATCTTCATTATACAAAAGTAGAAAAGATATTGAAAGGGATAATAGCTATTTTGAATTGATGGATTACGACTGGATTGAATTTTATTCCAGGCATGTGAGTAATATCAAAGGAAATGGAATATGGCTTAATGCTCAATGTCCATTCCATGATGATCAAAATAATTCCTTTTCTTTTAATAAAGAACATGGCGGCTGGGTCTGCTTTGCAGGATGCGGCAAGGGAAATAGCGTTCAATTTATGAAGAAAATTTATAACATTTCATATAGGGAAGTGCTTGACCTGCTTGAGGGGAGTGATATCTATGCCTAA
- a CDS encoding tyrosine-type recombinase/integrase, whose amino-acid sequence MLIEYIHQFIKKYLPMLNRSQETIKGYRVDLCSFNDWIADNYNCIPKLEMIDYKMIEEYLYYLKTKRNYADASRKRNLHSISSFMKYLKRDGLVTENPAEKVAPFKVVKKVRQPLSESEVNELFRNASGLTRMLITMLYYSGARISAACNLKMDDIDFEEKTVHLFGKGQKHRTVPLHPNLEKELNHYLNNTRIDTNSDYLLATKKTGRLSPPYARKLISDLRKKLGWQKNITCHTFRHSFGTNLLKKDVNLYTIQKLLGHNSLRTTEVYLHMRGEELGKEVNKLR is encoded by the coding sequence ATGTTGATTGAGTATATTCATCAATTTATTAAAAAGTATTTACCTATGCTAAATAGAAGTCAGGAAACAATTAAAGGTTACAGAGTTGACTTGTGTAGTTTTAACGATTGGATTGCGGACAATTATAACTGCATTCCCAAACTTGAAATGATTGATTATAAAATGATTGAAGAGTATTTATATTACCTTAAAACAAAGAGGAATTATGCGGATGCAAGTCGAAAAAGAAACTTACATTCCATCAGCTCATTTATGAAGTATTTGAAAAGGGATGGGTTGGTTACAGAAAATCCTGCGGAAAAAGTGGCTCCATTCAAGGTTGTCAAGAAAGTAAGGCAGCCCCTTTCAGAAAGTGAAGTAAATGAGTTGTTCCGTAATGCTTCAGGTTTAACTAGGATGCTCATTACCATGCTTTATTACAGCGGAGCTAGGATAAGTGCAGCCTGTAATTTAAAAATGGATGACATTGACTTTGAAGAAAAGACGGTGCATTTATTTGGAAAGGGGCAAAAGCACAGGACAGTACCTTTACACCCTAATTTAGAAAAGGAATTAAACCATTATTTAAATAATACCAGAATTGATACAAACAGTGATTATTTATTAGCAACAAAAAAGACGGGAAGGTTGTCTCCGCCGTATGCCAGAAAACTTATATCAGATTTGCGTAAGAAACTAGGTTGGCAAAAAAATATAACTTGCCATACGTTTAGACATTCATTTGGTACAAACTTACTGAAAAAAGACGTCAATTTATATACCATACAAAAATTATTGGGGCATAATTCCCTTAGAACGACGGAGGTCTACCTGCACATGAGAGGAGAAGAACTTGGCAAAGAAGTTAATAAATTAAGGTAG
- a CDS encoding S24 family peptidase, which yields MKKYHAVLKEYFENSGLSLTEIGNKLKEKGVQADISYLSRLKNNRTPPASEEINNAISEITGNNADYLNFIAGYERSPRIIQQYIENANKIEEDLNFLIEISLMDDDSFLLGDNEITEFFKSRGITDGSSKEYVDFSVNELELHEKSTLVNLLRKKSSIIKHTGEPKFTHSNFFSIEKLLKDDKIPLFNDIYGHGSYQSEDFLGYINAEDFTLSNPSEFISVVIQDDSLGAYNIKKNSKAVIYLTNEFNQEDIFLVSYLNNPARLRKIQTQDNLLLLRPLNSEMKIEVVERENAFIIGRLNEIQTTELFL from the coding sequence ATGAAAAAATATCATGCAGTTTTAAAGGAATACTTTGAAAATAGTGGATTGTCATTAACCGAAATTGGAAATAAACTTAAAGAGAAAGGGGTTCAGGCAGACATATCTTATTTAAGTAGACTAAAAAACAATCGTACACCGCCTGCAAGCGAAGAAATAAATAATGCCATTTCTGAGATAACAGGAAATAATGCTGATTATTTAAATTTCATTGCCGGTTACGAACGATCTCCCAGAATCATTCAACAGTATATTGAAAACGCAAATAAAATTGAAGAAGACTTAAACTTCTTAATAGAGATTAGCCTTATGGATGATGATAGTTTCTTGCTAGGAGATAATGAAATTACAGAGTTCTTTAAAAGTAGAGGTATAACAGATGGTTCAAGTAAAGAATATGTGGACTTTTCCGTAAACGAATTGGAGCTACATGAGAAGTCAACCTTGGTAAACCTTCTTAGAAAGAAATCTTCCATTATCAAACACACTGGTGAGCCTAAATTCACTCATAGCAATTTCTTTTCAATTGAAAAACTTTTAAAGGATGACAAAATTCCTCTTTTCAATGATATTTACGGTCATGGTTCTTACCAAAGTGAAGATTTTCTCGGATATATAAACGCAGAGGATTTCACTCTTAGTAACCCATCCGAATTTATTTCAGTGGTCATACAAGATGATAGCTTAGGGGCATATAACATTAAAAAGAACTCTAAAGCTGTTATATACCTAACCAATGAATTTAATCAAGAAGACATATTTTTAGTTAGCTATTTAAATAATCCAGCGAGACTTAGAAAAATTCAGACTCAGGATAACTTACTTTTGTTAAGACCCTTGAACAGTGAAATGAAAATCGAGGTAGTAGAGAGGGAAAATGCTTTTATTATCGGTAGACTAAATGAAATACAAACAACAGAATTGTTTTTATGA
- a CDS encoding aspartyl-phosphate phosphatase Spo0E family protein translates to MKQTDEMNLQNLRQAIEQQRQLMLETANVYGMGNDKTIRVSRELDEFILEYQKATTAKGETNDVKWND, encoded by the coding sequence ATGAAACAAACAGATGAAATGAACCTACAAAATTTACGACAAGCGATTGAACAACAGAGACAGCTAATGCTGGAAACTGCGAATGTCTATGGTATGGGGAATGATAAGACAATAAGAGTTAGCCGGGAATTGGATGAATTTATTCTTGAATACCAAAAGGCCACCACAGCTAAAGGTGAGACCAACGATGTAAAATGGAATGATTAA